CGGGCCGACGACATGCCATCGACCCCACGCGTTTGGGAGCATGTCCGCACCGACGTCGCTGATCGTGCCGACGCTGATGCGAAAACGGGCGAGCGTGTGCTGTGCGTATATAGACTGCTGTCGGATGATGAGGTGGAGATCGGTGACACCTTCGACCCCGAAATCTTCGTCGGCGAGCAGCAGCGCGTAACGCGGTCCCCGCCGTTCGTGCGCGCGCAACGCCCAGCCCTCGGCGTTGTTCGGGCTGAGCAGGTTTGTCACCGCGAAGTTGCCGTTCTCCTGCGCATAGTCGGCGTAAGCCCACGAGAATGTGATGTCATTCTTCGATTCAGGCTTGTCCGGTGTAGACCATGATGCGAGCAGGCCGGTGACGACCACGTTGCCATTGTGTGCCCGCCCGATGCGGCCATCGGGTGCGGTCGGTTCTTCGAGGGCTTCGAGCAGAATGAGCCTCTGCCCTGACCCGCTGGTGCGGATTGTGACGTGGTAGTCGTCCCGCTCAGGCAAAGTGCCCGAGGCGCGAATCGAGCCGTCATCGAGGATATCCATCGTCGCGCCGCCATTCGAAGTAACGCTCACGACATGCGCTGGCGACCAGCGCACACCGGCAGACTCCTGGATCTGGCCAGCGAAGCGTTCGCGCTGCTCTTGCTCTTCGGGCGTTCTTGTCTCGAGCGTCGCCTTCAAACCCTCGATTTCACGCGTAATCGCATCAAGCCTTGCCTGCTGATCCGAAGTTGGCACAAGGATGAACGGCTCGTAAGCGCGGTTGGCGTCGGGCGTCTGCGAATACAGCCCGGGCTCGTCGTTGGAGTTGAAGAACGCGAAGAACGAGTAGAAATCCTCCATGCTGATCGGATCGAACTTGTGGTCGTGGCAGCGTGCACAACCCAGTGTCAGCCCAAGCAGCACCGAGCCCGCGGTCGAAACGCGATCCACTGCGTATTCGACAAGATACTCTTCGTCGATGGCGCCGCCTTCATCGGTGATGACGTGATTGCGATTGAATCCGCTGGCCACAACCTGCCATGTCGAAGCGCCCGGGATCAGATCGCCTGCGAGTTGTTCAATCACGAACTGATCGAATGGCATGTTATCGCGATAGGCGTGAAGGACCCAATCACGCCACAGCCACATCTGCCGTCCCGCGTCCATGTGGATGCCGGTCGTATCTGCATAGCGTGCCTGATCGAGCCACGGCGCGGTCATGCGTTCGGCGTATCGCGTGCGGTACGGCTCCCGGGTCAGAAGCCGATCGACCCAACGCTCGTATGCGTCAGGCCTGTGGTCGCTGAGAAACTCGTCGATCTCGTCGGGCGTTGGTGCAAGACCTGTGAGATCAAAGAACAACCGCCTCAACTGGCTCACGCGATCGGCTTCGGGCGAGGGGGTGATCCCGGCCTGCTCCAGCGTCTGAAGAATGAATGCGTCGATCGGCGTGGTTCCCCAGTCCTGCGCACGCTCAGGCACGGGCGGGCGTACCGGAGGCTCGAAGGCCCAGTGCGCTTCATAGCGAGCGCCTTGATCGATCCATCGCCGCACCAGATCCTGTTCAGCCGCGGTCAGTGCGTTTTTATGACTCTCGGGTGGAGGCATGCGGACCATCGGATCGCTCGATGCGATGCGACGGAACAGTTCACTGCTTGCCGCGTCGCCCGGCACAATCGCGGGCGGGCCGTCCTTGCGTGCCGCGATCGCATGGTCGCGCACATCGAGGCGCAGATCCGCAGCCAGCGTCCCCGCATCAGGCCCGTGACACTGAAAACATCGGTCCGAGAGAATCGGCCGAATGTCCCGACCGTAGCGCACCGGTTCAAGCACCCGCTTGGCAGTTGGAACTGCATCAACTGCATCAACGGGCGCCGGCTGCCGGGCGGCAAGGCTGACAACCAACGCGCTCGCTCCAATGAGCACAACGCCGGACCACACCCACGATAGACCCAGTGAATATGTTCGCATGACACCCAATGCCCTCGCACACTGACTTTTCGCCAGCACGATGTCCAGTATACAGACAATCGCAGCAAGCGGGGCTCAACATCTCAATGCACTGGGCTCGAAATCACACGAAGGGAACTGTTTGGGGTGGCATGCACGAAGCGCGGTCCATCCCGAGCCCCGCATGCAGGTTCAATCCTCATCCAGACCGACCTTGAGCACCGCGGTAGCGATCATGCGCGGATCAGGACGAAGGCTGAGTGAACGCCCAATGGCCGACTCCGTACGCTCAACGGGCCCTGCATGCACGGTGCGGCCGTTCAGAATGACGGTGACTACCTCATCCAGATCCAGCAACGCATCGCTGAGCAGCAGTTCGACGCGCGACACAGCATCACTTTCGATCGTGATCGTCTGGCCTTCGACTGTGGCGCGAATCACACGCCCCCGAACAGCCTCTTCATCCGGCACCGCGAGCCAGTAGAACCTCTCGTGCGTGGTATTGCCCTGTCGCCAGACGATCGAGCGGGGCCATGGATCACGAACTTTCTGCGCCATCCACGGAATCGCCTCGGCATCCTTGCGGTTCATCCAGTGTCCCAGATCAGGATAGATGCGTGCCATGTGTTCGTAGCCATCGGGGTCGGCTGCACGCAGTTGAGCGAGCTGGTCGGCCCATTGCTGCGCCACCGTGTTGCGGTTGTAGGCGGCGTCATCGGCCCCCATGAACAGACCAAACGGGAGATTGCGCAGACCCAGGGGCGATGAATCGTTCGGATGCCCCGCCATCATCGAGGCGGCAGCGAATCGATCCGCCAGACGCGGTGCGAGTTGATAGACACCATCGCCTCCGGCCGAGTACCCGATCAGATACACACGATCAGGATCGACACCCCAGGCAATGATCGCCGATTCGATGAGCCGATCCAGGAGGCAGTCGATCTCGGGGCGATGCCAGAGGTTCCAGGTGTCGGTCGGGGCGCGCGGGGCGATGCAGATGCCCTCAGGGAGCGTGTAAAGATTGACCTGATTGCTCCATTGCTGATCGTTCACGCTGGGCGGCGCGCCCCCACCGCCGTGCATCGAGATCCAGAGGCTCGCTCCGCTCGCCGGCGCCGAGCCGAAGTCGCGGCGCATGAGTCGCATGTCATAATCGCCACAGCGAAGCGACAGGGCTTCGAGTTCGGCCTGGCGCTGGGCGCGCACGGATGCGGCGTGCTGGGCCCACACGCTCGCGGCTGTCGCCACCGCTGCCTCTTTCGACAGACCGAGTTCATTCCAGTACAGTTCGATGACGCGACCGGGCGCGTGCGATTCGCTCAGCACTGCCGTGCGCCTCTGGCCGTCATGAACCAGCGCGATGCGCAATGGCCGCTGGCCGGTGTCGGCCAGTTCGGCGACGCGGTTGATGTCGTCGGGGTCGGCGAAGGTGCGCGATCGAATCGCCTCTTCGGCTTCGAGCGCCGTCACTTCGGCCGCGAGCCGCTTCCCGCCGCGCGATTCCCACAGACGGATCGTGAGCACGCTCCTGTCAGTGCCCGCTGCGGCCTTCGCGCGGGTGTAACGCGACGACACATCGACCCCCGGCACACTGCGATCGCTCATGTTCCATGCCAGCGGGAAGCGGTCGCCCGTGCGCCGCCACGACGAGGCCCAGATCGCGTGCAGTTCGTGGCCTTCGATCGCGTGCGAGGCCGGGCCCGCGAACCAGCCGCGGTCAAGACCGCTTGGGTCATACTCAGCCGCCCCCGCGAACCGCCACTGCTCGCCGTCATGAATCTCGACCCAGGTGTGGTTGCCGTTGCGATCGGTCCACGAGGCGATGCCCGCGACGCGCGCGGGGATGCCCACGCTGCGGCAGGCATCGACGAGCAGAATCGACAGCCCGGTACACGACGCAAGACCGAGTTCCATCGATTCGAGCGGGCTCTGGTTGGCTTTGCGGCGGCCGGTGCTGTACGTGACGTTGACGCTCTTGAACAGTTCCCGGTTCAGAGCCTGGGCCGCTTCGGTTGCGGTCTTGGCGTCGACGACCATCGCGCTGGCCAGTTCGTGCAATCGCGGCCTCCAGCGCTCGCGGGTCTCATCGAGCACCGCGTAGGGCAGGACGTCGTTGAAAAAAAGTTCTTCGCGGACTTCGGCGGCCCACGGATAGGTGGTGCGGGCATGCAGCGCCAGGCCGATGTTCTCGATCACCAGGTCCGGGTCGATCTGGGCGTCGCGCTGCGGGCGATGGGCCATAAGAAACGCGGCCGCGCGCCCGCCGGCCTCGCCGAACTGCTCGCTGGCCCGCTCCTGAATCGTCGTCCAGACCGGCTCATCGCCGGCTGCAGGTCCGGCAAGGAGGACAAGAGCGGCTGCCACCAGTCCGATGAGTCGAGTGTGCATCATGGCAGAGTCTATCGGTGTGAGCGATCGCGTGGCCAACGCGGTTATTGGGCCTGTCAGGCCTCTTTTTGTCGGTCTGAGGCGGTGGAGCCGCGCGACACGGTTGCACACGCGGCCAATGACACGACAAAAGCGTTCGTTGACACGATAAAAGCGCGCGTTGACACGACAATTCCGCGCGTTGACACGACAATTTCGCGCGTTGACACGATACAAACGCTCGATGACACGACAATTTCGCGCGTTGACACGATAATTTCGCGCGTTGACACGACAATAACGCGCGTTGGCGCAACAAAAGCGCGCGTTGGCGCGACACAATCGCGCGTTGGCGCGACACAAGCACGGGCTTCACTCGCGTGGCGTCGATGAATTGTTATCTCAGCACGCGTTTCGGGAGGCGTGCCGGTGCCCGCCGCAGCGCCATCGGTGCCTCGGGGCGGCTTCGGGCCCGCTCCTGCTCCGTGGTCGGCTCCGTGCGCAGCGGGCGGCTCAGCGGCGCGAGCGAGTCGACTTGCGGTGCTCATAGCGGTGCACGCGGTCGAAGCGCTCGCGGCCAGCGGCACTCGGCGCGCCAGCGTCGGGCACGAAGCGGACGGTGCCGGCCTTGAGGTCCAGATCCGTCACCCTGTAGCCCGCCTCCATCCACGCCACCGCCTGCGTGTGGGCGTTGGTGCCGTTGGACCACCACTGCCGATGGTGACGGGCGGCGTAGGGAAGCGTGATGCCGGTGGCCCGTTCGAGATCGTCAAAGGATATGGCGAGCTCCTCGCCCGCACACGTCACAAGAAAGTCGCGCAGCGCGTGATACTTGCTCATCGTGGCCGAGTATACCGTCGCAGAATCGGGCCCGGCGCCGCGGTGGACAACCACGAGCGGCTATGCTGTCGGCGAGTCAGCACGCCGCGGTCGCGCCGCCACCAGGTTTTTGCCAGCTACGGTAGAGAAGGAGGACCACCCATGCTCACCCGAATCCTGTGTCTCATCTGCCTGTTCGCCGCTCTGCCGCGCACTGTCCCCTCCGCCGCCGCCCGCAGCAGCGAGCCGCAGCGCTGGGTCAGCCTCTTTGACGGCCGCACGCTCGACGGATGGAGGGTCGTCGGCTCCGAGCAGACCAAATGGGACGTCGTCGACGGCGCGATCGTCGGCTCGGGCCAGCCGTCGATGCTCGTCTCGACCACCGGGCCGTACAGGAACTTTCGCTACCGCGTCGAGATGAAGATCAATGACGGCGGCAACTCGGGGCTGTACTTTCGCACGACGCCCGAGCCCGGCTTCCTTGACGGCTATGAGGCCCAGGTGGCCAGCACGCACACCGACCCGATCCGCACCGGCTCGCTCTACGGGATGTGTCATGTGTATGCCAGGCTCGTCGAGCCCGATGCGTGGTTTGTCTATGAGATCGGCGTGCGCGATGATGTCTGGCGCGGCCGCGCTATGACCCGCATCAGGGTCTCGATCAACGGGCAGGAACTGTATGAGTATCTTGACTTCGCCAGACAGTTCGGCCCCGGGCACTTCGCGTTCCAGCAGCACGACCCGAAGAGCATCGTCAGCATCCGCTCGATCCAGGTGCTGCGCCTGCCCGACGAGGACGGCCCGATCCCGCAGCCGGTGCCCGAGCCCGAGGCCATCGAAACCGAAGCCGCGCTCGATGTGCTGACCATTCAAGGCTCAGCCACGATCACCTTCGACACCACCGAGGTTCCCGAGCTGCGCGCATGGGTGCAGGAGACGCTCATGCCGGTGGTGAGCGAGTGGTACCCGAAGATCACGGCCCAGTTGGCCAGCGACGGCTTTTCGCCTCCCGACGACTTCCGCATCATCTTCCGCGCGCAGATGGACGGCGTGGCGCACACCAGCGGCCAGGATATCTATTGTGCCGGCGAGTGGTACAAGGCGAACCTCAGGACCGAAGCGGTCGGCAGCGTGGTGCATGAACTCGTGCATGTGGCCCAGCAGTATCGCGGCATGCCGCGCGGGCAGCGCCCGCCGGGATGGCTGGTGGAAGGAATCGCCGATCAGATCCGCTGGTATCAGTTCGAACCGGTCGAGAAGCGGCGCCGGCTCAACTGGGAACGGGCCAACTACGACCAGCCCTACTTCCCCGCAGCGACCTTTCTGGATTACATCGTTCGCAACATCGACAGGGACGCGATCACCACAATCAACGCCGACTGCCGCGCAGGCCGCTACAGCGACGGATACTGGCTGGAGAAGTACGGCATGACGGCAGAAGAAATCTGGGCCGCAGCCAAGGCCGAAGCCACAGCCAAAGGCAACCCATAAAAGCGCGATCGCACCGCCGCAAGCAGCGCATGGGCCGCCGCAGCGAAAGAAAAGCGGGCGAACGGACTCGAACCGTCAACATTCAGCTTGGAAGGCGGACACCATACCCCGCAAGCGACTGACGCTGCAAGCACTTACGACGATCGTACATTTGCCCCCCACCATTCTGCCACCCCATCGGCAAACGAGGCTGAGAATCGTCCACACATCGACCGGGAACTTGCCAGTTTGATCACCGCTTGGCCCGACTTGCCGGAAGCGATACGGGTTGGGATCGCGGCGATGGTGGCGA
This genomic interval from Phycisphaeraceae bacterium contains the following:
- a CDS encoding PSD1 domain-containing protein, whose amino-acid sequence is MRTYSLGLSWVWSGVVLIGASALVVSLAARQPAPVDAVDAVPTAKRVLEPVRYGRDIRPILSDRCFQCHGPDAGTLAADLRLDVRDHAIAARKDGPPAIVPGDAASSELFRRIASSDPMVRMPPPESHKNALTAAEQDLVRRWIDQGARYEAHWAFEPPVRPPVPERAQDWGTTPIDAFILQTLEQAGITPSPEADRVSQLRRLFFDLTGLAPTPDEIDEFLSDHRPDAYERWVDRLLTREPYRTRYAERMTAPWLDQARYADTTGIHMDAGRQMWLWRDWVLHAYRDNMPFDQFVIEQLAGDLIPGASTWQVVASGFNRNHVITDEGGAIDEEYLVEYAVDRVSTAGSVLLGLTLGCARCHDHKFDPISMEDFYSFFAFFNSNDEPGLYSQTPDANRAYEPFILVPTSDQQARLDAITREIEGLKATLETRTPEEQEQRERFAGQIQESAGVRWSPAHVVSVTSNGGATMDILDDGSIRASGTLPERDDYHVTIRTSGSGQRLILLEALEEPTAPDGRIGRAHNGNVVVTGLLASWSTPDKPESKNDITFSWAYADYAQENGNFAVTNLLSPNNAEGWALRAHERRGPRYALLLADEDFGVEGVTDLHLIIRQQSIYAQHTLARFRISVGTISDVGADMLPNAWGRWHVVGPFAGDEQNRVWEPEIGPEHQTRLDLAATFGEQGLAWRFDERLRDGIALPLYDGRNITYLGRQAFAPTPRSVEVSLGSDDGFRLYANATQVAQRQVDRGVAPDQDSATIPLTSGENAVVLKIVNTGGIGGFYYKQAETATLRGDLVWALIPHDRLSAELESRLDRAWSSAFLPRYLEAAERTAALDRESISINAVVPRTMVMKELPEPRPTFVLSAGLYDKPDHSRPVGRRVPASLGAMPADAPANRLGLAEWIVSDDNPLLARVTMNRLWEQFFGTGIVETSDDFGLQGAWPSHPELLDYLAVEFRESGWDLQHMIRLIVTSATYRQSSRVRPSLKELDPDNRLLAFFPRRRLAAEQIRDHALYASGLLVEKLGGPSVKPYQPPGLWQEVAMPQSNTRIYQQGTGDDLWRRSIYTYWKRAVPPPSMLTFDAPTRESCVTRRIPTSTPLQALVLWNDEQFQEAYRVLAQRTLAEVDHDDARLTHLFRRCIGRAPEPRELTLLHDALEEYRARYRQAPDDAAGVIAAGQSSRPADADAAELAAWTMIASSVFNLYESTTQE
- a CDS encoding DUF1080 domain-containing protein encodes the protein MLTRILCLICLFAALPRTVPSAAARSSEPQRWVSLFDGRTLDGWRVVGSEQTKWDVVDGAIVGSGQPSMLVSTTGPYRNFRYRVEMKINDGGNSGLYFRTTPEPGFLDGYEAQVASTHTDPIRTGSLYGMCHVYARLVEPDAWFVYEIGVRDDVWRGRAMTRIRVSINGQELYEYLDFARQFGPGHFAFQQHDPKSIVSIRSIQVLRLPDEDGPIPQPVPEPEAIETEAALDVLTIQGSATITFDTTEVPELRAWVQETLMPVVSEWYPKITAQLASDGFSPPDDFRIIFRAQMDGVAHTSGQDIYCAGEWYKANLRTEAVGSVVHELVHVAQQYRGMPRGQRPPGWLVEGIADQIRWYQFEPVEKRRRLNWERANYDQPYFPAATFLDYIVRNIDRDAITTINADCRAGRYSDGYWLEKYGMTAEEIWAAAKAEATAKGNP